DNA from Leishmania donovani BPK282A1 complete genome, chromosome 34:
AACACCACCACGACGGAGCTGACCAAGGCTTTTGGCTGgtcggcgcaggaggcggcagtgcagcATGACGTTCATGAGttgatgcagcagctctttGACAGCCTCGAAACGACGCTGAAGGAGACGCCGAAGAAGAACATGATCCGTGACATGTTTGGCGGCTTGATGATCTACCGGTCTCGTGCCATAGACGGCGCCGAATACCTCTCTGACCGCCTCGAGGATTTCTACGACGTGGAGCTGGTAGTGCAGAACAAAGCAAACATCGAGGAGTCACTGCGGGAGTTCTCATCCGGAGAGCGGATCGAAGGTGTCTGTGTGGAGGTGATGCCTGGTGCGGACGCGACGCCGCACACGATTGAGCGCAGTCAGCACTTCCTCGACTGCCCCAAGGTGCTCTTGGTACACCCGAACCGCGTGGCGTTTGACATGGAAACATACGAGCTGGTCACGCTACGTAATGTGTGGAGTTTTGATTTCAACTTATCGCTGGCGAGCTACGTTGTCGATGACGCCTCGCTGAAGCTCGACAAGGAGAGTCAGGAAAAATGGAAGAAGCTCAGTCACCGCACCCACCTCGGCGCGAACTACAGCCTGCGCTCCATCCTCACGCACGCCGGCGATGCCACCATCGGGCACTACTATGTGTACGTCAACTTCGACGGGGAGTGGGTGCGCTTCAACGACGAGGTGGTCGAGCCGGCAACGGAGGAGGATGTGCGCAAGTCCGCGTTTGGCGGGCAGTCGATTCAGTCGCGCTACCGTCTCTTCGACAACGagcgcgcgtcgctgcttATCTACGTGAACGACGATGTCAAGGAGGAATTGTTGAACgagacgccgccaccgagcGCGATCGTGGAGGTGGGCCGCCACATTGAGGAAGAGCGCGCTaggaaggaggagacgcACAAGGTGAGCTACTACCTATGCGACAAGTTCGTGGTGGACGTGCTCGACGGCGTGCACGGCGCCTCCGACAAGCTGCAGCGTCACATGTCTGTGCGCCTCTCGCCCGGTCAAGATGAGATGACCGCCATCATCACTACTGCagcgaaggagctgcgcgtaGCGCCAGAGCAGATTCGCATCTTCTGCCGCGACCGTCACGGCCTCTCCCCATGGTGTGCTGTTGAGTCGATGTGCAACTCGTACGACTCATACTATTATCCGCCCATTTTTATCGAcatcgcgccgccgctcgcggaagaggatgcggcgtccgccacgattgccgctgccgccgccgagccgTTCCTCGCGTTCCTCCGTAATGTCGAATCGCCGCACGACCGCGACGTCCCCGTCACGATCGTCCGCTCCATCCCGGAGCTGCAAGCGCGAGTGCCGCGCGATGCGGTCGTGTACGAaagccgcggcggcccgcAGTACCTGAACGCCATCACAGCGACGAACCAACTCGTCTGCGGCGCAAACTTACTTTATACGCACCAGCGCTCCTCCAACGACGCGGTGCGCGGGtaccttcagcagcgccagctcgtCTGCACAAAGGTCTACCTGTACGACGACTACACCGCCGAGTTGACGGAGCTCTTTGAAATAAATATTGTCGAATCCACGCCCTACACCACGCTGCAGGCCGGGCTGTACAAGATGATGACAGAGTCGAAGAGGGGCCTGCCgatccctccctcccacaaCCACCTCGCGTTCTTCAAGGGAAACGACAGATGCAACTACGCCTTCGCAATGCCcatggcggcgtcgctcacGATTCAGTGGAACACGTACAACCACACCCTCCGAGATGTGTGGGGTAGCGTGCAGCACGAGCACAAAATTGTCATGACAATTCTTCCAATGCCGCTCGAAAAGATCGACTTGACGGTGCTGGTGACGTTCAACGGAGGATACAATAACTTGCCGCACGTGTACGTCCCAGTGGAGGGTGGCAGCGTTACTTTTCGCGAACTTCTTGAGTTGATGGTGCAGCAGTTGGGCAGTCGTCTTCGggcaggcgctgccgcggggtacgagcagcagctcaccgggcaggcacggctgctgcggctgctgcgggtcCGACGAGGCGAGCTGGttgaggtggtggaggaccTGGACACTCCGATTGATCTCGAGGCACGCGAGGACATTGTCCTGGACAAGCTGTGCCCGGCACTGCCCGGGTACGAGCTCGTCAACGTGctcttctgccgccgccgctcaggAGAGTACTACTTTGGTCTACCGACAAACATCTGCATCAACTCGTCTCTCGAGGAGCAGGGCGATGTGCTTCTTCGACGCATCGTAAAGAAGCTCGGGTACCCTGACCAGGAGGAGGCAATGAAGAAGTGGATACTTTGTGTAATGAACGTCAAGTCCCGCAAGACGCGCACTGCCAGCAAGAAGGAGGTGCTGGCAGATCTCGTCAAGGAggtcggcggcgcaccgttCGTGTTCGTTGTCGACCGTCCCCAGTGCTTGCTCCTCGACGGCAttgaagaggaggagcaccgGCCAGAGTCCATCGTTATCAAGTCTGCCTCGAAGACAGACCTCTCCGCGGCTTAGAGACGCACcaacgctgcagcgctcACTTGCGTCTTCGTTCGATGTTTGCGTGGTATTGCTGCTCTCGCGgagcgcaggcacgcacggaTGTGTGCGCGAGGGGTTCCGGTGGTGTTTGCTCGACTTTAATCTTTGACGGTGACGACCGACCCCCCTGCTTGGGCTTATCTGACCTGCACCGAGACCACTCCGTGCTACCACCCGCACGACAGGGGTGCGACCGCTTTCTgtcctcgagcaggaccGTGCACGCGGTCCGCCTGGATCAGGGCACGCAGCTCACGTGGGCGTGTCTGGCGACGACCGCGCAGCATGTATGGGCCAAAGGGACGAGGAAAGAGACGAAGTGTCGACTGGACGTATGGGCCCGATCCAAAAGGCAGACGGCTGGTCCTCGACGAGGATGCAGCCGCAGTGCCGCATGGGGTAGGTGGAGGGGTGCTTCAAGGAGACGCTGAGGGATGCCGTGGTGCTCACGCGGATTCTGTGCGATGCCGCTCCTTGAACGCGCCCGTCGCCCACGATGgactgttttttttttttttttagccGTTGCTCGTATCTTGTGGTAGACACTGAGTATGTTGGTGCTAGACATCGCTTTGGTAGTTTTCATATGTTTTTGATTTTATTTGTGGGCTTGACTTGGTGAAGGTGCTGGTGGCCGGTGCTTTTCGATTCcgtccttccctcttcccttcttgTCATCTATTCGCAGTTTTTCCGAATACAGAACTGAAAAGGGGCTGTGGCTGATGGGAAAGCTGAGAAGAGTtacccaccccacccgcccccgccccctcttcggTGATGAGCTGTGAGGGAGACTTCAtctctgtatgcgtgtgtttgtgtggcaGTTGAATTTCACGGCGTACGTGTCTGCGTTTTCGGGTCTTACAtgtttctcctctttttctgGTTATTCTTCTCTTCCATGTCCAGTGCTCTCCCAAAGCCTCGACCCACGCCTCTCGCGTTCGCTCGTCAGCTCACTCCTCAGCGAAGAGGACGCCAGACCCTtcgcgcgagcagctgctgagaAGGATGGGCAAGCTTCACCTGCCAACAAGTTGGGCAACTGTGAAGAGCAGGCGAGGAGTGTGGGACGCGGGCACCGGTGGCACACGATGCTGTTTCGTCTGCGCTGTTGTTGTGCGCCTCACAGAGGGTGTGCGGGTGCTTGTCATGGCTGTCGCCCCTCTCTGCCCAGAGAAGGCGTCTCGCTCCTCGCAGCAACACAGGCTCGACTTCTCCGTCTcgctccacctccctcttttgCTACCACCTTCTTCTGATGCGCACAGCCGTGCATGGTCGATCGCCACCCTCACTTACTGGAGCGCGTGGccgcattttttttttattgtttTGCTCTCGTTATCATCGCTACAAGGAACCCTCTGcatccccttcctctcccttcctctgccAGCACATTACTACACTTCAGTGCCGTCCCTCCCGCCGTCGTGGCCGCGTCTTCTCGAGGATGCCGCCAAAGGCCAAGGCGGCGGAGCCGAAGCCCAAGTCCAAGAAGGcactggcgctgcaggccgCCATCGACCAGTCTACGAAGGAAGCGCAGAAAACATACAAGCAGCATGAACAACTCCGCACAAAAGCGGATCAGGTGGAGAAGAGCCAGCGCGAGTACCTGCTTCTCGATGAGACTGTCGCGCGGGAACGGATTaaggaagaaaagaaacgctatcgcgccgccgtggcggatCTGAGGACGGAGGAGCAGCTTGCCTTTGCCACCTACATCAAGCACGACCATTGGGAGCACATTTCAGAAGCATCGCGTTTGCCGAATGTGCACAGCGAGGCGGACATCAACGACTTCCTCAGCAGCTGGAAGAGTCGTCAGGCGGCCAATGATCGGTATGAGCCGGAcaccgtcgtcatcgctTCCCGCGCGCCAAACAGCACAGAGGACGGAAAGCTGCTCTTCATTCGCGGTGAGCAGCGCTTGCCGCCGCAGAAGCGCCGGGCGCTCATTAGGGGGGAGCTTCTGCAGTGCTACGACGCCTACGAGCTGGCGGAAAAGATCAAAGATGACCGGGACACCTACAACTCGATTGCTTCCACGGCCGCGTTTCAGAAGCCCATGCCATGGGCCTCCGTCTTGCAGCAGGTGTATCTTCAACTGCGTGCGACGTTTGATTTCGTGTCGACGCAGACCTTGCGGTTTTACGACCAGGTGATCGACAGCGCGGACGGCGAAACGGTCACGCGCACCGTGTCTGCGGCGAACCCGGTTATCAAGTTCGGGCTGTGGGTCAAAACAAAGGATGTGACACGCAGCTTCACGTCGCTTGCTTTCCCAGAGATCGAGGTGCGCCTTGACCCAAAGCAGAACTCGCTGCCCAAGCTGCCCAAAATGCTGGGCCTCAGCAAGGAGAATATCGCCGTGcgtgcggtgcagctggcCTTTGACCCCTACTCCTGCTACGTCTCACGCCGCAGTCAGTACTACGCGCTTGACTGCACCATCAAGATTGACCTCCTCACTTTCGCCGAGCGACCGCGGCCCAACGGAGAGTGGTTGCTGCGCATGGAGACGCCCGAGTCGCATAGGCTCCACGTAGAAGAGTACCCGCCGCGAACCGCCGAGGCCCGCGTCGAGGACCCGGCACTGCGTATCTCCTTTGAGGTACCGAAGTCCATCGTGATCCGCCAGCCAAGCCTGTTCATCGGCAGATGGAATGAGGAGACGCATGAGTGGGAGCCGTGCAGCGGGGCAACGCTTGGCGCGTCATTTGGTCCCACCGTGCGCGTTGCGGAGAACCCGCGGCGGGCGACGTTTATCGCCTCCGAGCTCGCCCAGTTCGCTGTTCTTCACGAAACCGTGTTCGACGTCGTCTATGAAAGCTGGAGCCTCAAGCCTTTTGACGGGAGCCGTATCCTCGTTACGCTGGAAGGCCGtcaccgcggcgacgccaccgaTCGCGAGTTCCGCTTTCTGCTTGAGGACGCCAAGTGccggcttctctctcccgaagacgacgagctggcgccgctgcgcacctcGTGCTGGAgcccggcggtgctgctgcgcaagctcAAACAAAGCGGTTTCAACTTTCTTGTTCGTGATGAGGAGGCGTGCTTCTTAGAAAATGTTATCCCGAAAACCCGCCAGCTCGAGGAGAAGGCGTACGCGGATATGGCGCAGTTCAGTCAGTACTTCACGATTGCCAGCTCGCGCCACAACAAGAacggcgaggacgcggaTATGGCCCTTTTTCGCGTCTCGAAGCGTTGGCTGCGGCCcggcgaagaggacgagagcTTCGACATCCCTACCACTTCTGATTTGTGGCACTCGATCCGCTACCGCACCGACGACTGCGCTCTCGCCTGCTTCACTGAGTTGGATGAGACGACAAACATGAGCATCCTTGACGGCGCCGAAACGCACTATAACCTGTACAGCCTCCTCACGCCTGTGGAAGGCGAGGAGTCGTTGCGTGGACAGCTGCTCAACACGAACtacctgctgcggcggtgcgttCTGGAGTTTCTGCAGCTCGTCCGCCCACTCACGTGGGGCTGAGCGTTGAAAGAGGAGCAGAGGAGCAGGCATGGCCGTCGCTACCGTGGTAAGACCTGTAGTGCTTAGGAGGGCCGCGGTTTAAGGGCAGTGATGCGAAGGCCTATGCGAGAGCGCCGTCTACCTTGCCCGATTCCCTTCTGTTCGTGCTTCCGTGGAAAGCGTCGTATGGAGGAGAGGCCGATGCAgcgtcgctctctcccctcctcccccgcctctTGCTCACGGACCAGGcaccttcttttttctgATTGTTTGTTGGTTTCTTCGCTCCTCTCCATGCATGTAAAGTAGCGCACTTATCAGCGCGAAATCAGGCTCGCTTTTCTCCAGCTGCAACAGCTCCTGACATTGGCcaagccgaaaaaaaaaagacaaagaacacaaggggggagggatgggTGAGCGCATCTGCCTCCCCAGTTTTCGCCCTCCTGCCTTCAATTTGCAGCGCGGTCTTTCGAGCCCATATGCGGCtgttgtttttttctttcctgtTCGATCCGCAATGCCGCCTTCCCGATGTGACGCACCTCGTAGAGTGGCGAGGCTTCTCGCGACACCGAAAAACGTGGTAGAGAGGACCTGAAACTATCATCATGGTAacgggggtgggtgggagcgCTTCCACCTGGGgttgctgtgcgtgtgttgggggaggaggggggaaacGCAGAACAGCTGCCAAATCCGCGTACGACGCTGTATTACATGTGCCAGGCGTCTGGCACGTTGAATGGCCTTCAGTGCGTGCAGCCGTCCCAAATGCGCGCCGTTCGCCTTCATTGATCTCGCTGCTTCTCCCACTTCCATCATATGTTGCTCGTCGTCCTCTCGCTTCGGTGCCCCTAATATCCTGCGGCACGTGCGTCCGCGTCGCATgatgcgcacatgcgtgtATGCGCATGAGCGCTGCAATCAGCGCAGTTACCATCGCCCGCGTCCTCTTCACAGAAAAGGGGGTGCGCGAGTTGTCGAGAAAGTCCCTGTTGCGTCGGCGAACGACTTTGTTCGTCCTCACGGGAACGCGGACGGGCTTGAGATTTGCCGATCGTGTCATGGCGGGTCGCAGTCGACCCAcgtccctctttcctctgtGTCGACGCATCTGCAGGTCCCTTGGCGAGCGTCATTGGCTTGCATGCGTTGTCCGTGGCGGGACGTGTATTCTGTGACGTTGCTGCGGCTCCGTTTTGCCGTTTCGATCGCCGCTTCGTGTTATCATCTTTActcggtgtgcgtgtgtgtgtgtgtgtgtgaggcggcgggggcTAAGGACCTGCTACGTATTCGGTTGCTGCACGGACTGCGGAAAACACAACGTCGTCCTGATTGGCATTCGCTCCGCCCTGCCAAGCCGCCATGCTCCGTCGCAGCGGGGTACGTCTCGTGTACGAGCGCTTTGAAGGCCACGTCTCAGGGGACAAGGGCCAcatgacgctgcagcaggcgtgCACCATCTTTGGCTACCAGCTCGACGAGGAGTGGACCAAGAAGGATATCAAGAAGCGATTTCAGAAACTGGCGCTGCGATTTCACCCCGACAAGGGCGGCACTGATGAGCAGTTCCTGGCGCTCAAGGAGGCacagcacctgctgctgacCCATCGTCATgaccgcggcgccgactGGGCGGCAAAGGGGGCGAAGGGCGAGGGTGGTCACGGTGGAATCAACTTTCGGCGCATGAACTACGACAACCTCACAAATACGATTCATCGGCAGACAGCCGACAACCCCGAATGCCGCTCCTTCGGTCTGCAGGACTTCGCTGTCTTTCTCGTCTTCATCACCGCGGTGGGGATGTACTACGTTTACAAGACATACACCACCCACATGCAAGTACTCAGGAGTCGATGGAGCTACTCCGAAGACGCGATTCGCGCAGACTACAAGGGCAAAGCACCCTCTGAAGGGTTGTGGCATCCGTGGATCGCAGACGTGGAGACTCGCGACCGCATGGACGACATTGCGATTCTTCAGGGTAGCGTCAAGCGAGCGTTCATTGATGAGAAGCGAAAGGATGCACCACCGGTGTACACACCGTGGCAGTCCGGCGGGCCATTTGCGCGCCACATGGCCCCGACGCGGGCGCCAGAGATGCCGGAGGATGCGCATGCGTCTGCGAGCACCCCATCCACCACGAGGTGGCTAAGAGCGTGAGTCGTATAAACGTAATGCGCCACGGTGCCCTTTTCCTTCGCAGCAAAAGACGAACAACGCGCCACAGCGTCGCCAATTTTACTCTTCAAATGAGGAGAAAACGTGCAACGGGAGGAAAACTCCATTTTTTCTTTTAGGGCCTGTGTGATTCTGTGTCCAGGAGTCGTAGTTGCCGCACAGAGCGTGCTCAGCGGGCGATGGTGGCttgtgcccccccccctctttctttcctcaCAGTGCTGCTGGGCTGAAGGCGCGTCTGTGAGTCCGTTTGGTGCCACTAGGTGCGCCACTCCCGCACATGTTGTGTTGCGTCGTCGTTCTTTTTGACCCTTGcggtttttgttttgttgttgttgatgtttgtccgcctctcctcaccctttttctttttgcgcAGCTGACTTTGTGTAGGTTACGCATGGATATGCCGTGTGTTTGTGGATGGAAGTGCGACAGTGGGCGCTGGCCTCGCGTAAAGGAAAGGCCAAGGAGCAAGGGGAGGGATGGGTTGcatctctcgctctctctccaaATCGTAGTGTGGCATAATCAGGGTGTTGCCAACGGCTCCGTGTTCGTTGCGCCCACGTGTATTGTGgctcctctcctccggcTGCAGGCACCCCCCTTGTTGCGTTTCATTTTCTATGCCTTTCTCTTCGCCACTCTTCCCTCGCACACGTTACCATCTTGGCagcacagcaacaacagcaagcaGTGCTGCGGCATCGTCGAATGCTGCTCGCAGGGCTCAATAGTACGGGTGTCCTTGTCTACGCTTGTGGGCTAAGACATGCTCATCCTCGAGTCGTACAGGTCTGACCGAGGATGTGCACGAGGTGGCTTTACCCGCTCTTCTCCCCGCATGGGGCATCTCTCCCAGCCGTGTGCTCGTGCCATGATGATGGGCAGGTGCTATACGGCATGTAACGGAGCCTCGCAAGCACGTGCACGAATGCGCCCTTGCACACCaacctcttctctccctcttcgtgcCGGCCtccttcgttttctttgcACGGGGtggcgtgcacgtgtgtgtgtgtgtcttggcggggtgggtgggttgGTGGGTGGCGCACTGTGACCGCTAAATGCTGCGCAACGGTCTTTTGGTAGCAGCCGGTGCGCTCATGCAAGTGTGCGTTTCACTTTCCCGGTCATAGTGTGTGATACCGTTTAAAGTGCTCTCGTGGTTTCTCCATCATAGCGTCGCGCGCCGGCTCCAACGGTGTTTTGCTGGCGACGggcgcggaggcgcagcttTTGGTATTTTACATCTGGGCCTTCTGTTATTATCTCtggcacgcgtgtgcatgtcGGACTGCGTACGGTGAGCAGGGCAGATTCCATCATACCCATTCCCATCTTGAAAGGGTCCTCAGGCTCCAAATGAGCTCTACGGCTAATCGCACTGAGGACGCGGCGAGTAGTGCACTCGATGGCGATGATGCCACTGCTGCTTTGCTCAGCTCCCCAGCGGTAACCACTGCCACCGCAGAGGTGGCGCAACTGAGGCAGGAACTTCACCAATGTCAAGAAAAGTTTGCGTCCTGGAAGGCAAAGGCGAAGACGGGTGTGGAGCAA
Protein-coding regions in this window:
- a CDS encoding ubiquitin hydrolase, putative, which encodes MRSGYVGIYNQGSTCYLNSVIQALYHLPAFRTQIYNLPNVQKDSVALALRDVFAQLEVRNRNTTTTELTKAFGWSAQEAAVQHDVHELMQQLFDSLETTLKETPKKNMIRDMFGGLMIYRSRAIDGAEYLSDRLEDFYDVELVVQNKANIEESLREFSSGERIEGVCVEVMPGADATPHTIERSQHFLDCPKVLLVHPNRVAFDMETYELVTLRNVWSFDFNLSLASYVVDDASLKLDKESQEKWKKLSHRTHLGANYSLRSILTHAGDATIGHYYVYVNFDGEWVRFNDEVVEPATEEDVRKSAFGGQSIQSRYRLFDNERASLLIYVNDDVKEELLNETPPPSAIVEVGRHIEEERARKEETHKVSYYLCDKFVVDVLDGVHGASDKLQRHMSVRLSPGQDEMTAIITTAAKELRVAPEQIRIFCRDRHGLSPWCAVESMCNSYDSYYYPPIFIDIAPPLAEEDAASATIAAAAAEPFLAFLRNVESPHDRDVPVTIVRSIPELQARVPRDAVVYESRGGPQYLNAITATNQLVCGANLLYTHQRSSNDAVRGYLQQRQLVCTKVYLYDDYTAELTELFEINIVESTPYTTLQAGLYKMMTESKRGLPIPPSHNHLAFFKGNDRCNYAFAMPMAASLTIQWNTYNHTLRDVWGSVQHEHKIVMTILPMPLEKIDLTVLVTFNGGYNNLPHVYVPVEGGSVTFRELLELMVQQLGSRLRAGAAAGYEQQLTGQARLLRLLRVRRGELVEVVEDLDTPIDLEAREDIVLDKLCPALPGYELVNVLFCRRRSGEYYFGLPTNICINSSLEEQGDVLLRRIVKKLGYPDQEEAMKKWILCVMNVKSRKTRTASKKEVLADLVKEVGGAPFVFVVDRPQCLLLDGIEEEEHRPESIVIKSASKTDLSAA